Proteins from one Gimesia maris genomic window:
- a CDS encoding ferrochelatase encodes MSNTYDAIMVVSFGGPEGPDDVIPFLENVLRGKNVPRERMLEVAEHYQHFGGVSPINEQNRALIRALEQELAEHGPQLPVYWGNRNWDPLLTDTLSLMKADGIKRALAFFTSTFSSYSGCRQYREDIQRAQKEVGAGAPEVDKLRVFFNHPGFIEATVSRTREALEQIPEERRGQATILYSAHSIPMVMAAGCRYEVQLLESARLVSERLGTHPWHLVYQSRSGPPQQPWLEPDICDFIRELGAKGEVKDLVIVPIGFVSDHMEVLFDLDTEAKDVSQELGINMVRAKTVGVHPRFITMIRELIVERMSGTTDRPALGELGASHDVCPIDCCLRATEKPR; translated from the coding sequence ATGAGTAATACGTATGATGCCATTATGGTTGTTTCGTTTGGTGGTCCGGAAGGGCCTGACGATGTGATTCCCTTCCTGGAAAATGTACTGCGTGGCAAGAATGTTCCCCGAGAACGGATGCTGGAGGTAGCCGAGCATTATCAGCATTTCGGCGGGGTGAGCCCCATCAATGAGCAGAACCGAGCTTTGATTCGGGCTTTGGAGCAGGAACTGGCGGAGCATGGTCCTCAACTCCCTGTCTATTGGGGGAACCGTAACTGGGATCCGCTGCTGACGGACACACTCTCGCTAATGAAAGCCGATGGAATCAAACGGGCATTGGCTTTTTTTACTTCTACTTTCAGTTCCTATTCCGGCTGCCGACAGTACCGGGAAGATATTCAACGCGCCCAGAAGGAAGTGGGAGCAGGGGCGCCAGAAGTCGATAAACTGCGCGTGTTCTTTAATCATCCGGGTTTTATTGAAGCAACAGTTTCCCGGACACGGGAAGCGTTGGAGCAGATCCCGGAAGAAAGACGGGGGCAGGCCACTATTCTCTACTCGGCACATAGTATTCCGATGGTAATGGCGGCTGGCTGTCGATACGAGGTTCAACTGCTGGAGTCAGCCCGCCTGGTGAGTGAACGACTGGGAACGCATCCCTGGCATCTTGTTTATCAGAGTCGGAGTGGTCCACCTCAGCAGCCCTGGCTGGAACCCGATATCTGTGATTTTATCAGAGAACTGGGGGCTAAAGGGGAAGTCAAAGATCTCGTGATCGTTCCCATTGGTTTTGTATCGGATCATATGGAAGTTCTGTTTGACCTGGATACCGAGGCAAAAGATGTCAGCCAGGAACTGGGTATTAATATGGTGCGTGCGAAAACTGTGGGCGTTCATCCCCGATTTATTACGATGATCAGAGAACTGATCGTAGAACGGATGAGTGGCACGACAGATCGTCCCGCTCTGGGGGAATTGGGAGCGAGTCACGATGTCTGTCCAATAGACTGTTGTTTACGTGCAACGGAAAAACCTCGCTGA
- a CDS encoding DUF1559 domain-containing protein has product MSVSRKRGFTLIELLVVIAIIAILIALLLPAVQQAREAARRSTCKNNLKQIGIALHNYHDTHVTFPYGHMEVQAGNYNPSSPYGTHLWRDTWAHQILPFVDQAPLYNKYSASTATHVHLVTDPAIYKAVVPIYLCPSDPSTPGNADSAGRSQGSYIGSAGNVSVTTGANLNGIFSENSKTKIRDLKDGSSNTIMVSEIIIRGNAATTTYWGCPGCYGIGGAHGEMTFSTREVPNTPVPDQNYACKSTTWPNAPCVVNTGTKYNFARSYHVGGVHALLADGAVRFISSNIDRPTFQHLGDKQDGQVLGEF; this is encoded by the coding sequence ATGTCTGTATCTCGCAAGCGCGGTTTTACGCTCATTGAGTTGTTGGTTGTAATTGCCATTATCGCGATCCTGATTGCCCTGTTGCTGCCCGCCGTTCAGCAGGCCCGTGAAGCGGCCCGGCGTTCGACCTGCAAAAATAATCTGAAGCAGATTGGTATCGCATTGCATAACTATCATGATACACACGTCACGTTTCCTTATGGTCATATGGAAGTACAGGCTGGAAATTATAATCCCTCTTCCCCTTATGGGACTCATCTCTGGCGAGATACCTGGGCACATCAGATCTTACCTTTTGTGGATCAGGCCCCCTTGTACAACAAATATTCGGCCAGCACGGCGACTCATGTGCATCTGGTGACCGACCCTGCCATTTATAAGGCGGTCGTTCCCATTTACCTGTGTCCTTCGGATCCTTCGACGCCTGGAAATGCCGATTCTGCAGGACGTTCGCAGGGGAGCTATATCGGATCAGCGGGCAACGTCTCAGTTACGACTGGTGCAAATCTGAACGGAATATTTTCTGAGAACTCCAAAACCAAGATTCGTGATCTGAAAGATGGTTCCTCGAATACCATCATGGTTTCGGAAATTATCATCCGGGGAAACGCCGCTACAACCACCTATTGGGGTTGCCCCGGCTGTTACGGGATTGGGGGAGCTCACGGCGAAATGACATTTTCCACACGTGAAGTTCCGAATACACCGGTACCCGATCAGAACTATGCCTGTAAATCAACGACTTGGCCGAACGCCCCTTGTGTCGTAAATACAGGTACGAAATATAACTTTGCCCGCAGTTATCATGTGGGGGGCGTGCATGCATTGCTCGCTGACGGAGCAGTACGCTTTATTTCATCCAATATTGATCGTCCCACTTTCCAGCACCTGGGTGACAAACAGGATGGTCAGGTACTGGGTGAATTTTAA
- a CDS encoding DEAD/DEAH box helicase: MNTFQELKLIAPVQKALVEENYKIPTPIQAQTIPAALEGRDVLGCAQTGTGKTAALALPILNQLGKNSRKSIPHHPLALVLAPTRELAIQIGDSFDAYGRHLKLRSVLIYGGVGQGNQVKALKRGAHILVATPGRLLDLMNQGHIKLNQLEVFVLDEADRMLDMGFLPDLKRIITQLPTQRQSLFFSATLAPKITELAHSLLSKPVTVNVTPKTTSVEKIQQQLMFVERNFKQPLLQKILGGDEVERALVFTKTKRTANTLSQRLVRSGFKATAIHGNKSQGARQQALEAFRRKQVQVLVATDVAARGIDIDGITHVINFDLPVEPEAYVHRIGRTGRAGANGIAISFCSESERKELRSIERLIGQKVPVSKEHSQAGLKAEKLEPEPRRGRQPAKIRQQAANGARPPRRRSRRAAEAATEANKVKPGSKKPKWRHIKARSQQTS, translated from the coding sequence TTGAATACGTTTCAAGAACTCAAGTTAATTGCACCCGTACAAAAAGCTCTGGTGGAAGAAAACTACAAAATACCAACCCCCATCCAGGCACAGACAATTCCTGCCGCGCTGGAGGGACGGGATGTTCTGGGGTGTGCCCAGACCGGTACCGGTAAAACTGCCGCTCTTGCTCTCCCCATTTTAAATCAACTGGGAAAAAACAGTCGCAAATCAATCCCGCATCACCCGCTTGCCCTGGTCCTGGCCCCGACACGCGAACTCGCCATTCAGATCGGTGACAGCTTCGACGCCTATGGCAGACATCTGAAATTGCGATCGGTTCTGATTTACGGTGGTGTCGGCCAGGGAAACCAGGTGAAAGCCTTAAAACGGGGCGCTCACATTCTGGTCGCAACTCCGGGGCGCCTGCTCGACCTGATGAACCAGGGGCATATCAAGCTGAACCAGCTGGAAGTTTTTGTACTTGATGAAGCAGATCGCATGCTCGACATGGGTTTTCTTCCCGACCTTAAACGAATCATCACCCAGTTACCGACGCAACGACAGTCATTATTCTTTTCTGCCACACTGGCACCGAAAATCACGGAACTTGCACACAGCCTGCTGTCGAAACCTGTCACCGTCAATGTGACTCCCAAGACAACCAGTGTCGAAAAGATTCAACAGCAACTCATGTTTGTGGAACGCAATTTCAAACAGCCGCTGCTGCAGAAAATATTGGGCGGCGATGAAGTCGAACGGGCGCTGGTCTTCACAAAAACAAAACGAACCGCCAACACACTCTCACAACGCCTGGTACGCAGTGGGTTCAAAGCCACCGCGATTCACGGCAACAAATCACAGGGAGCGCGGCAGCAGGCACTGGAAGCGTTTCGACGCAAACAGGTACAGGTTCTGGTTGCCACCGATGTGGCAGCACGCGGAATTGACATCGATGGCATTACCCATGTGATCAATTTCGATCTCCCCGTCGAACCCGAAGCTTACGTGCACCGTATTGGACGTACGGGCCGTGCAGGTGCAAATGGGATCGCCATCTCATTCTGCAGTGAAAGCGAACGCAAGGAATTGCGTTCCATTGAAAGGCTGATCGGCCAGAAAGTCCCTGTTTCCAAAGAACATTCACAGGCTGGCCTGAAAGCGGAGAAACTCGAACCGGAACCACGAAGAGGCCGACAGCCGGCCAAAATCAGACAACAGGCAGCCAACGGGGCACGGCCTCCTCGTCGCAGAAGCCGACGTGCGGCGGAAGCGGCAACCGAAGCCAATAAAGTCAAACCAGGCTCCAAAAAGCCCAAGTGGAGACACATCAAAGCACGCTCTCAACAAACCAGCTAG
- a CDS encoding sterol desaturase family protein has product MFSELTGIELLHIAQRLAPVILLGLFWSWESWAAFKPFDRRLRYRHAFHNLLLAVLNVLFIGLLFGTAVEFMSQWSQEHNWGLLHQLLLGTIWKSILAVVLLDAWMYCWHRLNHRIPLFWRFHRMHHSDPHMDVSTATRFHWGELAFSTLFRLLLIPLLGLESWQIILYGLLVYFSTQFHHANISLGRLDPLLRWLFVTPDMHKIHHSRLHREFNSNYSTVFSCWDRLARTYQMRPHLETIDFGLPDYDDPHWQSLLGMWKTPFSSPPPQPDPDHRKSPPD; this is encoded by the coding sequence ATGTTTTCCGAACTAACTGGCATTGAACTGCTTCACATCGCCCAGCGACTCGCCCCTGTGATTCTGCTGGGACTGTTCTGGAGTTGGGAAAGCTGGGCAGCATTTAAACCTTTTGACAGACGGCTCCGCTATCGGCATGCTTTTCACAATCTGCTGCTGGCAGTGTTGAATGTTCTGTTCATTGGACTGTTGTTTGGTACTGCCGTGGAATTCATGTCCCAATGGTCTCAAGAGCACAACTGGGGGCTGCTCCATCAACTTCTACTGGGAACCATCTGGAAATCGATTCTGGCGGTCGTTCTGCTGGATGCCTGGATGTATTGCTGGCACAGGTTGAATCATCGCATCCCCCTGTTCTGGCGATTTCACCGTATGCATCACAGCGATCCTCATATGGATGTCTCCACTGCCACCCGTTTCCACTGGGGAGAACTGGCTTTTTCCACTTTGTTTCGTCTGCTGCTTATACCGCTACTGGGACTGGAGTCCTGGCAGATCATCCTGTACGGGCTTCTGGTCTATTTCTCCACGCAGTTTCATCATGCGAATATCTCTCTGGGAAGGCTTGATCCTCTCCTCCGCTGGCTGTTTGTCACACCTGACATGCATAAAATCCACCATTCTCGCCTTCACCGGGAATTTAATTCCAATTACTCGACGGTTTTTTCCTGCTGGGATCGCCTGGCGCGGACCTATCAGATGCGGCCCCACCTTGAAACCATTGATTTCGGGCTCCCTGATTATGATGACCCACACTGGCAATCCCTGCTGGGCATGTGGAAAACCCCTTTTAGTTCCCCACCACCACAACCGGACCCAGATCACCGGAAAAGCCCTCCAGATTGA
- a CDS encoding flagellar basal body P-ring protein FlgI: MRYFKFSILSGIALFAVAMFFLSRSIDGFLEVSKDSEQVSTDSALELSLSEPGEFPELNLDFPAGVNESPEKSESAPDTQTSKLKTPKAPGPVSEKPEDQLLAAGSNQTGTVPELNLLLLAQTTREQRTTLIEELIRLDADLVRQAALTAGLQQERSPGSGQTVQQIALSAGSPGKMISAGYSPRQNPTQPDPFLVQQQQPVQIVAAYHGISIKLPGTPLQNGQLHQKIKVVPANTNTLMPATVLSQNLVALDLPPRLIQAGNSRNRTVLKLSELGEFQPAEIVKLTGAGLVIGLNGTGDRNISAEAIRALKSSMNAMNIDQRNIKTPIQAGNLANVSIVVYIPNQGVPRGKQLECYITAANPGVDLTGGYLLPTTMNISGSQNTKADAMAMGSVQTDHSKQKNQAMIARGAQLLTEVNPRLVSGHGIPHLKFFLNADAHSPQVSTLITRVINQFLQAEKHLNSKAMLQSSGLIMISLPHNDPQQAHHLATRLLSLALPLQSSTPQSQQPQIIINSNTGKLQTRGHVLLQPAFVNQQDLILEIGAATQNGPAEGADLIALLQHLQIPPQIQIQLLLQLQQQGKINATLLRE; the protein is encoded by the coding sequence ATGCGCTATTTCAAATTCTCGATACTCTCCGGAATCGCCCTGTTCGCAGTCGCCATGTTTTTCCTTTCCCGTTCGATTGATGGCTTTCTTGAAGTCAGCAAAGATTCAGAACAGGTCTCTACTGACTCAGCATTGGAATTATCATTATCAGAACCTGGTGAATTTCCCGAGCTCAACCTCGATTTCCCGGCGGGGGTAAATGAAAGTCCTGAGAAATCAGAATCAGCTCCTGATACACAAACCAGTAAACTGAAAACGCCCAAAGCACCGGGGCCTGTTTCAGAAAAGCCTGAAGATCAACTTTTAGCTGCTGGCTCAAATCAGACAGGAACAGTCCCTGAACTGAATCTTCTGTTGCTCGCGCAAACGACCAGAGAACAACGTACCACTCTGATTGAAGAACTCATTCGCCTGGATGCGGATCTGGTGCGTCAAGCGGCACTCACAGCCGGACTCCAGCAGGAGCGATCACCTGGTTCGGGTCAGACGGTCCAACAGATTGCACTTTCAGCCGGTTCTCCAGGCAAGATGATCTCAGCTGGATATTCCCCCCGACAGAATCCCACCCAGCCAGATCCGTTTCTGGTACAACAACAGCAGCCCGTACAAATCGTAGCCGCCTACCACGGAATCAGCATTAAGCTGCCAGGTACGCCGCTGCAGAACGGGCAACTGCACCAGAAGATTAAAGTCGTTCCCGCAAACACCAATACGCTGATGCCGGCAACGGTTTTAAGCCAGAACCTGGTCGCCCTCGACCTCCCGCCTCGACTCATACAGGCGGGCAACAGTCGGAACAGAACCGTACTCAAGCTGTCTGAACTGGGTGAATTCCAACCAGCCGAAATCGTGAAGCTGACAGGTGCGGGACTGGTGATCGGCCTGAATGGAACTGGTGACCGGAATATTTCTGCGGAGGCGATCCGGGCACTTAAATCATCCATGAACGCAATGAACATCGATCAGCGCAACATCAAAACACCAATCCAGGCCGGGAATCTGGCCAATGTCTCTATTGTGGTCTATATCCCGAACCAGGGAGTTCCCCGGGGAAAGCAGCTGGAGTGTTACATTACTGCAGCCAACCCGGGCGTCGATCTGACCGGCGGTTATCTCCTGCCGACGACGATGAATATTTCTGGTTCCCAAAATACAAAAGCTGACGCGATGGCGATGGGCTCAGTTCAGACCGATCACAGCAAACAAAAAAATCAGGCCATGATTGCCAGGGGGGCGCAACTCCTCACCGAGGTGAATCCCCGCCTGGTTTCAGGTCATGGAATCCCGCACCTCAAGTTTTTTCTGAATGCAGATGCCCATTCTCCTCAAGTAAGTACATTGATCACACGTGTGATCAATCAGTTTCTCCAGGCAGAAAAACACCTGAATTCCAAAGCCATGCTGCAGTCTTCCGGACTGATCATGATCTCACTTCCTCATAATGATCCACAGCAGGCACATCATCTGGCGACCCGGCTCCTTTCACTCGCCCTCCCTCTGCAATCATCCACTCCCCAATCACAACAACCACAAATCATCATCAACAGCAATACAGGCAAACTTCAAACCAGAGGCCACGTGCTTCTGCAACCTGCCTTCGTTAACCAGCAGGACCTGATCCTGGAAATCGGAGCTGCAACACAAAACGGCCCTGCAGAGGGTGCAGATTTAATTGCACTGCTGCAACATCTGCAGATTCCGCCGCAGATTCAAATTCAGCTCTTACTGCAACTTCAACAGCAGGGAAAAATCAATGCAACACTGCTCAGGGAGTAA
- a CDS encoding ArnT family glycosyltransferase produces the protein MYVQRQLDRQPDRTYVIEGDAEGYWKLAQTMKHGEPYSIYTPPRRVLRMPGFPVVLAGAMSVVGESHARVRLVLALLGVVTCFVVYLLGKELVNETVGVLAAGLSAVSPVMAGFSVLFLSETVFALTMLISLWVLVKLSNIKWESTDRNRGILWSLLAGVSLALAYYVRPSWLLVVPLVVAFYILSARGHRKAAVQRALVLLAGFTLMLLPWVIRNYQVTGHFVPTTLWAGPSLYDGLNPRATGDSDMTFFDQEHVLDSMTEYEMNQHYTQRAVAYAKQHPGHVLQLMAAKLLRYWKPWPNAAQFQSWWMMLAVSVVFVPVMVFAVYGAWVSRNQCLLLLMTTGPILYFSLIHLVFVSSLRYRLPAEYSLYILSAVGICQLYVSRFQKKEIHP, from the coding sequence GTGTACGTGCAGCGCCAACTGGATCGTCAGCCTGATCGAACATACGTGATTGAAGGAGACGCAGAAGGTTACTGGAAGCTGGCTCAGACCATGAAACATGGTGAACCGTATTCGATTTACACACCACCAAGACGTGTACTGCGGATGCCTGGATTTCCAGTGGTGCTGGCAGGAGCGATGTCGGTGGTCGGTGAATCGCATGCGCGGGTACGACTGGTGCTGGCGTTGCTGGGCGTGGTGACCTGCTTTGTTGTTTATTTACTGGGGAAGGAGCTGGTGAATGAAACGGTGGGTGTGCTGGCAGCGGGGCTGTCGGCAGTCTCTCCGGTGATGGCGGGTTTCAGTGTGCTGTTTTTAAGCGAGACAGTATTTGCCCTCACGATGCTGATTTCATTATGGGTGCTCGTCAAATTATCAAATATCAAATGGGAGAGTACAGATCGGAACAGGGGAATCCTCTGGTCACTGCTGGCAGGCGTATCACTCGCACTGGCGTATTATGTGAGACCCAGCTGGCTGCTGGTCGTTCCCCTGGTGGTCGCCTTTTATATTTTGAGTGCGAGAGGGCATCGCAAAGCAGCGGTGCAGAGAGCACTGGTACTGCTGGCGGGATTTACTTTGATGCTGTTGCCCTGGGTGATACGAAATTATCAGGTGACAGGACATTTTGTTCCCACCACGCTCTGGGCAGGACCGAGCTTGTATGATGGCTTGAATCCACGGGCCACCGGCGACAGCGACATGACTTTTTTTGATCAGGAACACGTGTTGGATTCCATGACAGAATACGAAATGAATCAACACTATACACAACGGGCGGTTGCGTATGCGAAGCAGCATCCAGGACATGTATTGCAGTTAATGGCTGCGAAGCTGCTGCGATACTGGAAACCGTGGCCGAATGCAGCCCAGTTCCAATCCTGGTGGATGATGCTGGCGGTGTCGGTGGTTTTTGTGCCTGTGATGGTCTTTGCCGTTTATGGAGCCTGGGTTTCCCGGAATCAATGTCTGCTGTTGCTGATGACAACGGGACCCATTCTGTATTTTTCGTTGATTCATCTGGTGTTTGTCAGTTCGCTGCGGTACCGACTGCCGGCGGAATACAGTTTGTATATTCTGTCAGCCGTGGGTATCTGCCAGCTATATGTTTCCCGATTTCAAAAGAAAGAAATCCATCCGTGA
- a CDS encoding DUF3971 domain-containing protein: MVVRKTFQWCLLILFSLVITGGGYGYYWWMRSDEMLKAGILEKITNHIPGLMLDMDRAQFDFRRRVRIEGCRVNVVNHPDTIIDLPEVVVTLNQEKLARHQIIDVQKVVLNRPQLVLVRMADGTWNWEGLPEPVKSDNPLPELVIERGSLSLKFERGAQGVPTTMTFQNLDLRLIPSGTSRYEIEGHTSIPQAGKLEISGYWDINTKLGSIAGSWSQLEFGPNLVRMATGISPELMNQLKTAMPSLQLKPDPATGMYDLGVSAQMDIQFSLARSSQNEPPQFQVLTHLREGKLKHPVLPFPLRNIAGKVLVNNQRLEVQNLQAFNGETSFELKGIHRFSEYAAINSPLKYKSSFSFQTRKLPLDERLRSRLSGGLARTYDTLRPSGNVDLEVDLNHPGTGKWQIQNLNVSTYDAEVIPVHFPYRVSHIKGQMKQTQGDTLRLNFDGTAGQRRVEAKGRVRHPGPASEIDIWVQIKQVPIDATLRAASPEVVRKVLDQVDLQGTADATLTLTRAPLLDQPIHLNFVAEMDHGSLQYQEFPYRISDLKGRVSYFSNTGVTRFEQLTGKHGSASLSADGSYARFANNGKLELKVSAKNASCDSSLKLALPESLQELWMNFSPTGKLDLDTHVVWERGKPLQVSIPSVALSDGSMSLKDFPYPLDNLKAHGSYFVNPETGVSEVRMSGIFGNHDETKIRIGKAFAEVTPRGDWRVLLDNMIIDDLTTDRAFQKALPEAMASALNTLNIQRPISANGKIEFRGSQQPGTSITAAWDMNSYLAENTLTAGVDLTKVYGKVHSEGNWDGSHLNLKGDLDLDSAVILDYHLTEIRGPFEIHDQQLTVGSRQIRREQFQSVSLPQINSMQPISAKAIRGVLTCMGDIELNDIPTYNMQIELNRGLLEEYAARYMPGQSQLRGVMNGWIQLWGRGSSKSDLKGQGQLQISPAAIYELPPIAQIFKVVRLAQPDKTAFDSAFCDFTVSNQTFHLKYIELKGNAISLYGQAGEAHFDGRLKVDLFSQLTRRQLPLPAITQLIGHATSGWIRVELRGTTSSPIVDIKSNPLLDGSLKTFLNNVMRGRPAGNATGRWTRPAQTSNQTQKQFPLPFAQ; this comes from the coding sequence ATGGTTGTTCGTAAAACATTTCAATGGTGTCTGTTGATCCTGTTTTCGCTGGTCATTACCGGCGGAGGTTACGGGTATTACTGGTGGATGCGCAGTGATGAAATGTTAAAAGCGGGCATCCTGGAAAAGATAACGAACCATATTCCGGGACTGATGCTCGACATGGATCGGGCGCAGTTTGATTTTCGGCGTCGGGTGCGGATTGAAGGCTGCCGGGTGAACGTGGTGAATCACCCTGACACGATTATCGATTTGCCTGAGGTCGTAGTGACTTTGAACCAGGAGAAGCTCGCACGGCACCAGATCATCGACGTTCAGAAAGTGGTGCTGAATCGTCCCCAACTGGTGCTGGTGCGAATGGCAGACGGGACCTGGAACTGGGAAGGTCTGCCGGAACCGGTCAAAAGTGATAATCCACTCCCCGAACTGGTCATTGAACGGGGGAGTCTGTCATTGAAATTTGAACGGGGAGCCCAGGGGGTTCCCACGACGATGACATTTCAGAATCTGGATTTGAGGTTGATTCCCTCTGGAACCAGCCGCTATGAAATTGAGGGCCACACTTCGATTCCCCAGGCAGGCAAACTGGAAATCTCAGGTTACTGGGATATCAATACCAAGCTGGGGTCGATCGCAGGATCGTGGAGTCAACTTGAGTTTGGGCCGAATCTGGTGCGGATGGCAACCGGGATTTCTCCGGAACTGATGAATCAGTTGAAAACAGCAATGCCATCCCTGCAATTGAAACCAGATCCTGCCACAGGTATGTATGACCTGGGAGTGAGTGCCCAGATGGATATTCAATTCAGTCTTGCGCGCAGCAGTCAGAACGAACCCCCTCAGTTTCAGGTACTGACACATTTACGTGAAGGCAAGCTGAAGCACCCGGTGTTACCTTTTCCATTGCGTAACATCGCGGGAAAGGTGCTGGTGAATAATCAGCGGCTGGAAGTTCAGAACTTACAGGCGTTTAATGGTGAAACCAGTTTTGAACTGAAAGGCATCCATCGCTTTTCTGAGTATGCGGCCATCAATTCACCTCTGAAATATAAGAGTTCTTTTTCCTTCCAGACGCGAAAACTTCCACTCGATGAACGGCTGCGGAGTCGTCTGTCGGGAGGCCTGGCCCGTACTTATGATACGTTACGGCCCAGTGGTAATGTGGATCTGGAAGTTGATTTAAATCATCCTGGCACAGGCAAGTGGCAGATTCAGAATCTGAATGTTTCGACTTATGATGCAGAAGTGATTCCGGTACATTTCCCTTATCGCGTATCGCATATCAAAGGGCAAATGAAGCAGACGCAGGGAGACACACTGCGACTGAACTTTGACGGAACGGCTGGCCAGCGGCGTGTGGAAGCGAAAGGCCGTGTCAGGCATCCAGGCCCCGCTTCTGAGATTGATATCTGGGTCCAAATCAAGCAGGTGCCTATTGATGCAACGCTGCGGGCTGCCTCTCCTGAGGTCGTCAGAAAAGTACTGGATCAGGTCGACCTGCAGGGAACAGCCGATGCCACCCTTACCCTCACTCGGGCCCCGTTATTAGATCAGCCGATTCATTTGAATTTCGTCGCAGAAATGGATCATGGATCGTTGCAGTATCAGGAATTTCCCTATCGAATCAGCGATCTCAAAGGGCGTGTCTCCTATTTCAGTAATACGGGAGTCACCCGCTTTGAGCAACTGACAGGCAAACATGGCAGTGCGAGTCTGTCGGCAGACGGTTCTTATGCCCGTTTTGCCAATAATGGTAAACTGGAGCTGAAAGTATCAGCCAAAAATGCATCCTGTGATTCCAGTCTCAAACTGGCGTTACCAGAATCGTTGCAGGAACTCTGGATGAATTTCTCGCCTACCGGGAAGCTTGACCTGGATACGCATGTCGTCTGGGAGCGTGGCAAACCGTTGCAGGTCAGTATTCCCAGTGTGGCCTTGTCTGACGGCAGTATGAGTCTGAAAGACTTTCCCTACCCCCTGGATAACCTGAAAGCCCATGGGAGTTATTTCGTCAACCCTGAAACAGGGGTCAGCGAAGTCCGCATGTCAGGAATCTTTGGAAATCATGATGAGACAAAAATTCGCATCGGAAAGGCATTTGCCGAAGTCACGCCTCGGGGGGACTGGCGGGTATTGCTGGATAATATGATCATCGATGACTTGACGACGGATCGTGCGTTTCAGAAGGCACTGCCGGAAGCGATGGCATCGGCATTGAATACGCTCAATATCCAGCGACCGATTTCAGCGAATGGCAAAATCGAATTTCGTGGCTCACAACAGCCGGGAACATCTATTACCGCAGCGTGGGATATGAATTCGTATTTGGCTGAAAACACGCTGACCGCCGGTGTGGATCTTACTAAAGTTTACGGTAAGGTCCATTCAGAAGGGAACTGGGATGGAAGTCATCTCAATTTGAAGGGAGATCTGGATTTAGATTCGGCGGTGATTCTGGATTATCATCTGACAGAAATCAGAGGCCCGTTTGAAATTCATGATCAGCAATTAACAGTCGGCTCGCGACAGATCCGTCGCGAGCAGTTTCAGTCAGTCAGTTTACCGCAGATCAATTCCATGCAGCCGATTTCTGCCAAGGCAATCCGTGGTGTGCTGACCTGCATGGGGGATATCGAATTGAATGATATCCCCACCTATAATATGCAGATCGAACTGAACCGGGGGCTGCTGGAAGAATATGCGGCCCGGTATATGCCGGGACAGTCCCAGTTGCGTGGCGTAATGAATGGCTGGATTCAGCTCTGGGGACGTGGGTCCAGTAAATCAGACCTGAAAGGGCAGGGACAGTTGCAGATCAGCCCGGCTGCCATTTATGAACTGCCTCCGATTGCCCAGATTTTCAAAGTGGTACGCCTGGCTCAGCCCGATAAAACCGCCTTTGATTCTGCCTTCTGCGATTTCACGGTTTCCAACCAGACCTTTCATCTGAAATATATCGAGCTCAAAGGAAACGCCATCAGTCTGTACGGACAGGCGGGCGAAGCGCACTTTGATGGACGGTTGAAAGTGGATCTGTTTTCTCAGCTCACGCGTCGCCAGCTGCCTCTACCGGCGATTACCCAGTTGATCGGACACGCCACCAGTGGCTGGATTCGGGTTGAACTGCGGGGAACGACCTCCAGTCCGATCGTGGATATCAAATCGAATCCACTGCTGGATGGTTCTCTGAAAACATTTCTGAATAACGTGATGCGAGGCAGACCCGCCGGTAATGCCACGGGACGCTGGACGCGACCTGCGCAAACCAGTAATCAGACACAGAAACAGTTCCCGCTGCCGTTTGCCCAGTAA
- a CDS encoding TadE/TadG family type IV pilus assembly protein, with amino-acid sequence MLEFILAFPLILIISLAIIEFGFFALLQQTVTVATIEGSREAAQVGTTTDSVGNLIKQYVAVNSLNLVVTSPATSNAGNVLVTIETGPPTSTTVTIGNSDIPCTPVGPAPGTSEVKVTVCANLTDTNGEIPLPNLLSSFGFTLSGKQIEISAMTGLE; translated from the coding sequence TTGCTGGAATTTATCCTGGCGTTTCCGCTGATCCTCATTATCTCGCTGGCAATCATCGAGTTCGGTTTTTTCGCGCTGCTGCAGCAGACAGTGACGGTCGCCACAATCGAGGGTTCGCGCGAAGCAGCGCAGGTGGGTACAACAACCGACTCAGTGGGGAACTTGATCAAGCAGTATGTTGCCGTCAATTCTTTGAACCTGGTGGTGACTTCACCGGCTACATCAAATGCGGGTAACGTTTTAGTGACGATTGAAACGGGTCCGCCTACCTCTACCACCGTGACCATCGGAAACAGCGATATCCCCTGCACGCCGGTTGGTCCTGCCCCAGGAACTTCAGAAGTCAAAGTAACGGTTTGTGCCAATTTAACTGATACGAATGGTGAAATCCCCCTCCCCAACCTCTTATCTTCATTTGGTTTCACGCTTTCGGGAAAACAGATTGAAATCAGCGCTATGACCGGATTAGAGTAA